tgataggagagaccatgtgaggatatgacagagccaagtgacttggtgtatagcgagaataggagagggcctagaacagagccctgggggacaccagtggtgagagcacgtggtgcggagacagattctcgccacgccacctggtaggagcgacctgtcaggtaggacgcaatccaagcgtgggccgcgccggagatgcccagctcggagagggtggagaggaggatctgatggttcacagtatcaaaggcagccgataggtctagaaggatgagagcagaggagagagagttagctttagcagtgcggagcgccctcgtgacacagagaagagcagtctcagttgaatgactagtcttgaaacctgactgatttggatcaagaaggtcattctgagagagaaatagcaggagagctggccaaggacggcacgttcaagagttttggagagaaaagaaagaagggatactggtctgtagtttggacatcggagggatcgagtgtaggttttttcagaaggggtgcaactctcgctctcttgaagacggaagggacgtagccaacggtcaaggatgagttgatgagcgaggtgaggtaagggagaaggtctccggaaatggtctggagaagagaggagggatagggtcaagcgggcaggttgttgggcggccggccgtcacaagacgcgagatttcatctggagagagaggggagaaagaggtcaaagcacaggggtagggcagtgtgaggcagaaccagcggtgtcgtttgacttagcaaacgaggatcggatgtcgtcgaccttcttttcaaaatggttgacgaagtcatcagcagagagggagaggggggaggaggggaggaggattcaggagggaggagaaggtggcaaagagcttcctagggttagaggcagatgcttggaatttagagtggtagaaattggctttagcagcagagacagaagaggagaatgtagagaggaggagtgaaaggatgccaggtccgcagggaggcgagttttcctccatttccgctcggctgcccggagccctgttctgtgagctcgcaatgagtcgtcgagccacggagcaggaggggagaccgagccggcctggaggataggggacatagagagtcaaaggatgcagaaagggaggagaggagggttgaggaggcagaatcaggagataggttggagaaggtttgagcagagggaagagatgataggatggaagaggagagagtagcggggagagagagcgaagttgggacggcgcgataccatccgagtaggggcagtgtggggaagtgttggatgagagcgagagggaaaaggatacaaggtagtagtcggagacttggagggagttgcaatgagattagtggaagaacagcatctagtaaagatgaggtcaagcgtattgcctgccttgtgagtagggggggaaggtgagagggtgaggtcaaaagaggagaggagtggaaagaaggaggcagagaggaatgagtcaaaggtagacgtggggaggttaaagtcacccagaaactGTGAGAGTGAGCCATCCtcagaaaggaacttatcagggcgtcaagctcattgatgaactctccaagggaacctggagggtgATAAATGAttaggatgttaagcttgaaagggctggtaactgtgacagcatggaattcaaaggaggcgatagacagatggtcaggggagaaagagagaatgtccacttgggagagatgaggatcccagtccaccaccccgctgaccagaagctctcggggtgtgcgagaacacgtgggcagacgaggagagagcagtaggagtagcagtgttatcagtggtaatccattgttccgtcagtgcaagaagtcgagggactggagggaagcataggctgagattaactctgccttgttggccgcagatcggcagttccagaggctgcctgagacctgaactccacgtgggtcgtgcgcgctgggaccaccaggttagagtagcagcggccaagcgtgtgaagcgtttgtatggtctgtgcagagagagagaaacagggatagacagacacatagttgacaggctacagaataggctacgctaatgcaaaggagattggaatgacaagtggactacacgtctcgaatgttcagaaagttaagcttacgttgcaaaaaatcttattgactaaaatgatatagtactgctggctgtggtgaaataggctagctagcagtggctgcgttgttgactttgtttgaaagtgtagctggctaggtaacctctaactggctaggtaaccttgacaattactctagactacacaattatcttggatacaaagacggctatgtagccagctaagatcaaacaaatcaaactgttgtactgtaatgaaatgaaatgtaatactacctgtaatactacctgtggagcaaagcggaatgcaactactcgctccaaaccaaaccgggagtgcgtatcgtagaggagaggcaatagaagtgttgtttcttgtattattgtctttgttGTCTTTGAGGACTGCTtccaccttaatgtcccctttcccttttcttctgtccttattttgtcccactttgtcccttctttgtcccttcttctcttctgccaactagacactccttgttagctagctagcttctttcaggaatgtccctagcaactgcctagcaacaggtaaacaacttagctagctatgaaaacggtataattttatgaaaaattgttactttttcaaaagcctttcttctttgtttgctgcttgtttggtctcctattcagtttgcagttttcttttgatttttttttcgatgtactttactctaaaaaaaacatttaaatttaaatttttgtttacaaaaatacataggccgccgacccttgtcttaccagacgccgctgttctttcctgccggtacatcgtataaccagccagctgtatgttgatgttgtcatcattcagccacgactccgtgaagcataagatgttacagtttttaatgtcccattggtagtttaaaCTTCCGCATAACTCGtcaattttattgtccaaagattgcacatttgctagcagaatggagggaagtgggggtttattcgattacctacaaattctcagaaggcagcctgaccttcgccccctctttctccacctcctcttcacacaGATCATGGGGATCAGGGCTTGTTCCCGAGGAAGCGGTGTATTCTTCGCGTCGGACTCGTCTGTGTCGTGAAAGGAAAAAGaggattctgccagtctgtggtgagtaattgcattcctgatgtctagaagttattttcggtcataagagacggtagcggcaacattatgtacaaaaaaagtacaaaaataagttgcaaacaaaaaacaatcggctgggggcacgtaaaacttctgccatcctctccggcgccatttttcaacaacacaacaaaatgcaacaattcaagtttttctgtcaatgaagtatgctctcaatgggattttataggagtgacgccaaatccaagctggcttcccttgaagGCAAGAGAAGCCAGCAagcatctggcctcccttgactaaaaaaaatattaaaaatgatccaatcagtgttgagctaaagtgagcgagctcaactgtgaatggtcctggcgcaccaaaaaaaagtgtcaatggaagccagcttggatttggcatcactcctatcatatcccattgagagcatacttcattgacagaaaaacttgaattgttgcatcttgttgtgttgttttcctccagtggctagctagccagctatctaaaattggccctttcctaaattagccaaggatggagatagggatttggacttgtgattttactTAATTCTTTGTActagccaatgattataacagcgattctgatccaacaattaattcatacattgaTGTGCCccttggcctgagaggatggaagttcaatatgtagctagatgtagaaggctaatgttaactagctaacattgcccatgaatggaagttaggctagcgagcaagcattttagccaggtagcctagtaacaACAAAAATtgtaagtgtgtactgtatgacagagtaatAGACTgattcgtcaacatgaaagagaggaggatgacattggcgtttctctacaaggaGGGTGAGTccacatgtttttctacttgcacaaacatgtatgcacacacatgcacacacagaaatcagaaccatagaCAGCCACATTATATTTAGCATACGTTGactggactaaattgtttttggtgtaTTTTAGTtgccactgtattagactaagcagacatgatttgatgatgttgaaatggtgctggaatagtgaaggcagctcctgttttctttgcaacttgtgGTAACTCTATATGGTTCTACATCAATACTTGTTTAGTGGTCAAAAAATGGCAGAAACATTTGTGTTTCGGGACCATGCtgtgtaggtcatgtaactgttactgtacatgcaatttGCTTtctggacttcaccggacagagttTGCTATGCGGCTTTGTGATAAAAccaaggtgtggttgaatttattctgccactgcgtcttcttattgtctcggcatttaagcctatatatcacggcatatgaattaacaggttatagagacAATCACTTTAATAAATAATGATTTCATAAATATACAATAGGCCGACATGGGCCGCACTGTGATGGTTAATGAATGCATGGAATTCTTCGACATCTCCAGTAAGAACTGTGGAAAGCAATCGCCCGAAGCAGTTGGCGGCAGCCAATAGGAGCCACAATGTATGGAGCCAGCGAAAAGACCGCTGATCAAAGGTGACCAGCATCGTCCCATTACCGTTCTCGTAGCAGCAGGATATTATGCTGGCAGCACGATCTCAGGATgcgacatttaaaaatatataataagagTCCCCCTGCAAAGAAAAACTAAACTTTGGGAATATCGACACTGGCCAAGTGTGAGGTGTGTGCAAAATGTCAACCTTGTCATCCTGAACCAATGATGGCAATGGCGCTGCCAAAACGGCCATGGCAAAATTTAGGGGAAGATATGTTCTATTGGAAAAATGACACATCTGCTAGTGGTAGATTACTATTCAAGATACATTGAAATTGCAAAGACACCCATAACCACATCAGATGGTGTTTATCAGTACATTTTTGGTTACAGATAACGCTGTTCTCCGCGAGCTCCTTTTCTGCTTTTGCAGAATATGACTTCACACGTGACCAGTAGCCCCTACCATGCACAGAGCAACGGTGAGGCAGAGAGAGCTGTGAAAACAGTCAAGGGACTGCTGAAAAACAACAAGGATCCATACAGGACTCTGTTAGCTTACAGAGTTACACCACTGCATCATGGGCTGTCACTTGCCGAGCACCTGATGGGCAGGAGGCTGCACTCCCCATTGCCTGTCTCGCCGGCTCAGCTTAAATCTCAATGACCTAACAGGAAGGCCTTGGCTGAGAGGGACAAACGGCTGAAGCAAACACAAACTGGAGACTTTAATCAGAGACACCGTGCTACGGAGAGACCAAAGTTTACAAAAGGCCAATGTGTGTGGACTACAAACTCAAAGACACCAGCAATAGTGCTGAGGAAAGCGGATGCCCCACGCTCCTATGTGGTGGACACAGGCTCAGAGGAGGTACGGAGGAACAAAACACACCTCAGAGCTCTTCCAGATCTACCAGCCGCACAGGCTGAGGAGGCCACAGACAACGCACaaaaagagggggaaggagagaatgCTCACAGAGCCACAAGCTCRCCCAAAAAGCATTCTCACAGAGCCACAAGCTCGMCCAAAAAGGGATGTGAAGCCACCAGAGTGGCTGAAAGACTATGTCACATGAATAGGATACATATTGTTGGGGACCATACCCAGCAAAAAGAGACTGTGTAATTGAATGCTTTCATACTGATTCGGAATGTGAAGTAGCATGTTAAGAGAATAATACTGGTTCCAAATTATATTTCAGTTGTTCTTCAGTGGTTATGAATGTTGAATTCTTCTTCATTGGAGAGGGGAAGATGTAGTAGGAAGGCCCTTATGGGTATGCACAATGCCCATTCTTATCATGTAGGATTGCGGTTTGTTGAGGAGGGGCGGATCAAGTTGCCAAACCTGAGGAATCCATTTGAAGTATCCAAGCTGGTGGAAAGAGTGATGGGTAAAGTAAATGCAGTAAGGATTACAATAAGTGGACTTTGTTTGATTTTTGTGTACTTCTGATAAGCAGAAAGAGATTGAGTTGCGTTGCGTTGTACTCGAGTCGAGAATGTTGCCGTGTCGTGCGTAGCTCTTCGGAACAGGGCCCCCTCAAGGGGGTAATATCTGGCGTTTCGTGGGAAGTCGAGTTGGAAGATTGATGCACTTCAGATGAAATGAGTAGTTAATAGAGAGAAATTCAAAAGTCtatctgttgttttgttttttgaggtGGAGTCTCTCCATACCTGTGGTGAAGTTGGGGTATATGAATTACTGTGTAAAAGCATTTGTCCCAAGATTGTGATCGCTGTAGTGCTTTTGTTGGTGGATAGGCATATTCTACAGGTTAAAAAGGTAGACTTTGTACTCTTTATGGCTATGGTGATCAACGACACTGCATAAGTGGAGAAGAAGTCTACAAAAATGGACAACATTGTGAATGCAGCGGAGCGGTTTCTGAGATTGGAGGACTTCTCTGCGAATGAGTCACATGAAAGGCTATCACAAGCCGTACTACTCTCTCAGGTCCCAGAGCCTGAGTCGGGAGATATGGAACTTTGAAGGACGGAAGAAGTGGGAGTCTGTTTTGCTTTGTTTTGTTTCCTCAACTATTTTAGTTGTGAGGAGTAACTTTGTTTTTCCCCATCAAGTAtggttttcttttttactttgaaTCCAGTAGTGGGCAGCAATACAACTTTTTGAATGTCGTCCGCATCAAAACCCTAGCCTCGTACGAACCATCCTGATGTCGCAAGCTTACATTCTGTTTCACTAGATCAGGATTGTTCGTACGAGGTACCTAAAACCACTGAGGTAAAAGGGCACGTGAMACGGCATCCAAGATGACCCCCATTTTTTAAAAGGAAATCTACTCACATTCGCATATGCCGATCATGGACCGTCTATATTTGGGTTGCATCCTGTTTATATGGACCAGCATCTGCATACAGTTTATACGGACCAACATCACATGCACACTAGCACTCAGTGCACACAGGGAGCAGCGTGAGCAGTGACGGGTCCAACTGCTGTacggaagcaaaactgtaggAGCTGTCGAAACAGTGCTTCTAGACCGGAACCCTGGCCACCTGACTAAAACCCCACCGAAGAAGGTACACGTTTCAATTgtgggcttttattttgaaggatttATCATTACCATACGAAAGTGACGTGATTGTTTGTACTTCTGGCGGAATATTAATCATCGTCCCATTGTTGTTTGTTGaggcagctggctagctaacttagGGTATGTATTTACACCACAAATATTAGCTAAAATATATAGCGAGTTATTGGAAATAAGAACATGGCAATGATTTATTTTTGTTGAAATGTGTGTATTATGCTGAGCATTCATAAAGCATTAGCTTGTTAACCAGCTAACGTTATGTAGATGGGGGCTAACAAAGACAGCGAACAACCACATTTTTTCAGGCACCACCTAAAACGATTTCAGTAACCTTAGTTGCTTTTACGAACTCATGGAAGCCAGACATCTAACTAGCTATATTCTATTACATCTAGATAGCTATCTAAGGTTAGTTATTTTTGCTATGGCTAGCTGTGGCTAACAAGCAGCTGCTGCGCTGACGTTAGGTAACGTTAACAGAGAGCATCTCGATTTTCTTTGCTGTAACGTAGTTGTTTTGTCCCATGTGATACGAGTCAGATTTTCGGTCTTCATTTAGTTTTTTGCAACACTAACACGTTAGTTAGTTATCTATAACGGTTCGCTAGCACACTGcaaggctaacgttagttacctaCGACACAACAATGGGATGGATCCATGATGGCTAGCTAGTAACTATATGCTGAGCGTTTGGTGTTGAGGGGGCTGGATTCGAAGCTAGCGAACTGCCGTTGTAGCTAGTTAGCGACAGTACACCAACCCTCTGTATAACTGCACCTTTAATTAGTTGCGAACAGTAGaaaaatatgtattgcatttagtttgcattattaGTGAttacaaatgtttattttcaattAAGGTCGAGACATGGTCGGGACACTAATTTAATATGGCCAAAGCTCAGGGTGACAAATTTGGTTTTATGTTTTTGAAACTGTATCTATTCCCTCTCCTACTAGGCCTACACAAGTCACCATGGGGAAAGATCCTAGGAAACCGAGAGGCAAGATGTCGTCATATGCTTACTTCGTGCAGACCTGCAGGGCAGAGCACAAGAAGAAACACCCCGAAGCCAGTGTCAACTTCGCCGAGTTCTCCAAGAAATGCTCAGAGCGATGGAAGGTAGCATTACACAACAGTGAACGATTGTGAAGTGACATGTTTCTGGTACATACATAGAATGATTATGGCTATATTTCCACCATAGTATGTTTTGTTACACTTGAGTGACCTTGTGGACAGTCTAGCGGTGGCCATGTAGATGTGTAATCTGAGTTTATACCTCTATATCCAGCCCATGTCTCCTAAAGAAAAAGGCAAGTTTGAAGACATGGCGAAGCAAGACAAGGTCCGCTACGAGAAAGAAATGAAGAACTACATCCCACCCAATGGCCAGAAAAAGAAGAGGTTCAAGGATCCTAATGCCCCCAAGAGACCACCGTATGTACCATAGTTTACTGGGTTTGCATGGCAGCTAGACTGGATAGCAATTATAGAGGTGAATTAAACTTCCCTTTCAAtttacatatgttttttttgtttctcaGGTCTGCGTTCTTCATCTTCTGTGCTGACTTCCGGGCCAAGATAAAGAGCGAGCACCCAGGCCTGTCCATTGGAGACACTGCTAAGAAGCTGGGAGTGATGTGGAACAGCTCTGCAGCTGAGGAGAAGAAGCCGTACGAGAAGAAGGCAGCCACGCTGAAGGAGAAATACGACAAGGTGAGTAGGGCTTTGTTAAAACCCAAAGAGATGGGGTTTTCCCAATGACTGGT
This genomic interval from Salvelinus sp. IW2-2015 linkage group LG22, ASM291031v2, whole genome shotgun sequence contains the following:
- the LOC111949578 gene encoding high mobility group protein B1; protein product: MGKDPRKPRGKMSSYAYFVQTCRAEHKKKHPEASVNFAEFSKKCSERWKPMSPKEKGKFEDMAKQDKVRYEKEMKNYIPPNGQKKKRFKDPNAPKRPPSAFFIFCADFRAKIKSEHPGLSIGDTAKKLGVMWNSSAAEEKKPYEKKAATLKEKYDKDIASYRTNGRVDTASSAAADDDDEEEDDEEEDDDDEDDDE